The sequence GTCAACAGCCCGTCCCGCATCCGCGCCCTCCGCGAGGCCGGCGCCGACGCCTTCACCATCGGCTCGGCGGCCTTCGACGGCTCCTTCGCGCCGCGCAAGGGGCTGCTTCATTCTCAGCTCCTGGCGGTCCTCGACGCGTCCCGGGAGTGACGCCGGCGGTGGAGGCGGCGCCGAGTACGGCCGGGTCACGATGAGCGGCGAGACGATCACGCGCCTTGTCGAAGGCCGCTACGAGGATCCGGACGGCGGCGGCGTCCTCCGAGTCCCGACGCGTGGGGTCGTCATCGCCGACAGCCTGGCGGGCGACGAGGCCGAGCTCGTCGGGCGCCTCGGCCTGGGCCAGACCTTCGGCGTCGTGAGCGACCGGACAACCCACGAGGTGCTGGGCGCCCGCGTGGAGCGGGCGCTCGGCGCGATCGGCTCCGTGACGAGCCTGGTCCTGCCTGGCCGGCCCCACGCCGACGAGGCGACCGCGGCCTTCGTCGCGCGGGAGACCGCGAGCGTCGATGCAGTGGTCGCCGTGGGCTCGGGCACGATCACCGATCTCGTGAAGTACGCCGCGGCCCGGGCCGGAAAGCCGTGCGTGGCCTTCGGCACGGCGCCTTCCATGAACGGCTACACGTCGCCGAGCGCCGCGATCACCGTCGACGGCCACAAGAAGTCGCTGCCCGCGGTGGCGCCGGCCGGCGTCTTTCTGGACCTCGAGGTCCTGGCGGCGGCGCCGGTCCGGCTCATCCGCGCGGGTCTCGGCGACAGCCTCTGCCGGCCGACGGCGCAGGCCGACTGGCTGCTGGCCCACCTCCTGCGCGGCGAGCCATACCGCGAGGCGCCGTTCGCGCTCCTGGCGGAGGACGAGCCCGAGCTCCTGGCCGGATCGGACGCCCTGGTGCGAGGGGACCGCGCCGCCGTGGCGCGGCTCGCGCGGACGCTGGTCCTGTCCGGCTTCGGCATGGCGATCTGTGGGGGCAGCTACCCGGCGAGCCAGGGGGAACACCTGGTCAGCCACTACGCGGACATGCTCGGGGCTCCCGACTGGCCGCCCTCGTTCCACGGCGAGCAGGTCGGCGTGGCTACGCTCGTCATGGCCGCGCTCCAGGAGGAGATCCTCGGTGGGCCCCCGCCGCGGATCGGCCCGACCCGTGCGGACGAATCGGCGCTGGTCCGACACTTCGGCCCCGTCCTAGGCCCGGCGTGCTGGCGTGAGCTAGCCCGAAAGCGACTCGACGTGGGGGCCGCCGAAGCCCTCACGCGGCGTCTCGCCGAGGATTGGGGGAAGATCCGAGGCCGACTCCTGTCCGTCACGCGGACCGCTGCGGAGCTGCGGGCGGCACTCGCCCGGGCCGGCGCGCCCGTGACGTCCGAGGCTCTCGGCTGGCGCCGCGCGTTCTTCCGGGAGGCCGTGCTCCACGCCCGCGAGATCCGGAGCCGCTGGACCTTCCTCGATCTCGCTGCCGACGCGGGTCGCCTCGACGCCTTCGTGGCCGCGCTCTGAGGCAACCCCCGCCGCCCACTCTGACGTGCTATAGTTTCCGCGCGCCGGGCTCCGCGGGGCGGCCGAGCGCCGTGACCCATCCACCGCCACGCGGGACACCCATGACCTTCAGCTATCAGCGACGGTACCGGGGACGGATCCAGGGGGTCATCCTGGACTGGGCCGGCACGACCATGGACTACGGCTGCATGGCGCCGGCGGTGGTCTTCGTCGAGGTCTACAAGCGCCAGGGCGTGCCCATCACCATGGAGGAGGCGCGCGCGCCCACGCCGGGATGTGGACGGTCGGCCTCGCGATGAGCGGGAACGAGATCGGCCTGCCGCTGAAGGAGGTCGAGGCCCTGGACCCCGAGGACCGCGATCGCCGGCGCCAGCGCGCCTGCACGCAGCTCCTCCAGGCGGGCGCCCACTACGTCGTCGACAGCCTCGCCGAGGTCATGCCGTGTCTGGCCGACATCGAGGCGCGGATGGCCCGCGGCGAGCGCCCCTGAGGCGCAGGATGATGCCTCTGCCCGAGCCCGGCGCACCCGCGGTGGCGGACCTCCCGTCGGAGCTGGCCCAGCGCTCCGCGGTCGTGTTCCCTGGGGCCTCGCTCGGCGAGTACAACCTGCCCGAGGACATGGCGGTGGTGCTCGCGAAGGGCGAGGGCGCCACGGTGTGGGACGGCGCCGGCCGGCGCTTCGTCGACTTCACGATGGGCTGGGGCTCGGTGCTGCTCGGCCACGCCCACCCTGCCGTCGTCGACGCGGTCCGCCGCCAGGCCGGCCTGGGCTCGAACTTCGCCTACGTGAGCGCGCCGGCCCTCGAGCTCGCCGAGGAGCTCCGGCGCGCGGTCCCCTGCGTCGAGCGCCTGCGGTTCTGCGCCTCGGGCACCGAGGCGACGGCCTACGCGGCCCGGCTCGCCCGGGCCCACACGGGCCGGCCCCGGCTGCTCAAGTTCGAGGGCGCCTACCACGGCGCCAACGAGATCGGCACCGTGAGCCTGTTCCCCCAGCGCCTCTACGCGTTCCCGCGCGGCGAGCCCACGTCGGCCGGGCTACCCACGAGCGCGGTGGCGGACGTGCTCGTCGCGCCCTTCAACGACCTCGCGACGACCGAGGCCATCGCCGCCGCCCACCGGGACGAGCTGGCCGGGATCATGGTGGAGCCGCTCCACCGCTGCACCCCGCCGCGGCCGGGCTTCCTCCAGGGGCTCCGGCGGCTCACGTCCGAGATGGGCGCCCTCCTCATCTTCGACGAGACGGTGACCGGGTTCCGGCTGGCCTACGGCGGCGCCCAGGCCTACTATGGCGTCCAGCCCGACCTGTGCGCCCTCGGCAAGGCCCTCGGCGGCGGCTACCCGCTGGGCGCGGTGGCCGGGCGCGCGGAGGTGCTGGACCTGACCCGCGAGGACCGTCTCGGCGAGGAGGGCTACGTCTGGTTCGCCTCGAGCCTGGGGGGGAATCCCGTCTCCGCGGCGGCGGGGTGCGCCGCGCTCTCGGAGCTCCGGAAGCCGGGAGCCTACGCGCGGCTCTTCGCCCTGGGCGAGGCGCTCCGCTCGGGCCTCCGGACGGTGCTCCGGGAGGAGGGTGTGACGGCCCACGTGCAGGGCGACGGCCCGCTCGCCGCGGTGGTCTTCACCGCGGGGGAGGTCGTGGACTACCGGTCGGCCTTCGGCGCGGACCGCGAGCGCGCCCGGACCTTCCTGCTGGGCCTGTTCCGCCGGGGCATCTTCCTCAACCCCATGTCCACCAAGCTCTACCTGTCGCTGGCCCACACCGAGCGCGAGATCGAGGCGCTGCTCGAGGCGGCAAGGGCCACGCTGCGCGAGGACTGTCGTGGCTGACCGGCCCGATCTGGGACCGGGACCGCCGGGCCGCCGCGGCGCGCCGCCGGCCCGCTCGCCGGGCGGCGGCGGCGACGGCGCGCGAGAAATGCTCACGGCGGCCGGTGCCGAGAGCTTCGAGGGCGACGTCAACCAGACGTCGCGCCGGCTCGAGTGGACGCGGCGGCTCGCCCCGGAGACGCGCCGCTGGCTCGCGGAGGACGAGCGCTACTTCCTCCGGCAGGCCCTCTCCACGCCCTGCCTCAACGTGATGGCCCGCTGCGAGGGCGTCTACGTGGAGGACCTCGAGGGGCGCCGGTACATGGACTTCCACGGCAACGGCGTCCACCAGGTCGGCTTCGCCAACCCGGCGGTGATCGGGGCCATCAAGGCGCAGCTGGACGAGCTGTCCTTCTGCACCCGTCGCTACACGAACCGGGTCGCCATCGCCCTGGCGCGGAAGCTCGCCGAGACCACGCCCGGGGACCTCGGGAAGTCCCTCCTCTGCCCGAGCGGGGCGGTCGCGATCGGCATGGCGCTCCGACTCGCGCGGGTGGCCACGGGCCGCCACAAGACCCTCTCCATGTGGGACTCCTTCCACGGGGCCACGCTCGAGGGCAGCAGCGTGGGGGGCGAGCGGATGTTCCGCCGCGACACGGGCCCGCTCCTGCCCGGGGCGGAGCACGTGCCGCCCCCCGACCCCTACCGATGCCTCTGGGGCTGCGGGGGGCGCTGCGACCTCCGCTGCGCGCGCGCCGTCGAGTACGTGCTCGACCGCGAGGGCGACATCGGCGCCGTCGTGGCGGAGCCGGTCCGCAGCACACCCTCGATCCCGCACCCGGACTACTGGCGCACGGTCCGCGCGGCCTGCGACCGCCACGGCGCCCTCCTCGTCTTCGACGAGATCCCCCAGTGCCTGGGGCGGACCGGGCGGATGTTCGTGACCGAGCACTTCGGCGTCGTCCCCGACATCCTGGTGCTCGGCAAGGGCCTGGGCGGGGGCATCCTGCCCCTCGCCGCGATCGTGACGCGCCCGGAGCTCGACGTGATGGCCGACCGCGCCCTCGGGCACTACACTCACGAGAAGAACCCGGTCACGGCCGCCGCGGCCCTGGCCACCATCGAGTACATCGAGCGCGAGGGACTGGTCGAGCGGGCCCGCACGCTCGGGGAGTGGGCCCTCGCCCGCCTGCGGGGGCTGGCGGCCCGCCACCGGCTGGTGGGGGACGTCCGGGGGCTGGGCCTCCTGCTCGGCGTGGAGCTGGTCCGCGACCGGGAGACGCAGGAGCCCGCCCCGGCCGAGGCGGAGGCGGTGATGTACCGCGCCCTCGAGCTCGGGCTCAGCTTCAAGGTGACGGCCGGCAACGTGCTCACGCTGGCTCCGCCGCTGATGATTACCGCCGAGGAGCTGGAGCGCGCCCTGTCCGTCGTGGACCGGTGCCTGGCGGAGGTCGAGCGCGCATGAGACAACCCTAGCGGGAGGAGAACCATGGCACGCAAGCTCATCGCAGTCGTCGGCGCGGCGATCCTCACGGTGGCGCTGGCCGGCCGCGCCCCGGCGCAGGAAGTCGCCGCCTACATGGGCACCTCGCCGGAGAACAACGTCCAGATCGTCAACTTCATCAAGGACAAGACGGGCATCACCGTCAAGCAGACCTTCCAGTCGTTCGGCGAGATCGAGGCGCGGGTGAAGGCCGAAGCCCCCAACTTCAACGCGGACATGATCATCGGCTGCGGGTCGCCGCTCGCCTTCATGGCCAGGAAGAACGGCTGGTCGATCCCCTACGTCTCGCCCGCCTGGAAGGGGGTCTCGGACGTCTTCATAGACCCGCAGGGCGCGTGGTACAACATCGCCAACTTCTCTTTCGTCCTCGTGGGCAACAAGGACCGGCTGGCCAAGGCCGGCTTCGCCATGCCCAAGAGCTGGAAGGACCTCCTCGATCCGAAGTGGAAGGGCGAGATCGTCATGCCCTCGCCATTCAGCTCCGGCACCGCCAACATGATGCGCTACTCGTTCCTGGCGCTCTACGGGGACGCGGAGGGGTGGAAGTTCATCGAGGCGCTCGACAAGAACATCCACCACTACACGCGCAGCGGGAACGCCCCGACCGACCTCGTCGGCCGCGGCGAGTTCATGCTGGGCCTCACCTCGGACGAGAACGTGAAGAAGCGCCTCGACGACGGCTACCCGCTGCTCTGGTCGATTCCCGAGGAGGGGACCGGCTACGACGGGACGTTCGCCCTGATCCTGAAGGGGACGACGAAGCTCGAGGCCACGAAGAAGATCATCGACGCCCTGGGCACGCCCGAGTTCAGCACGCTCCTGGCGGGAGTCGGCTACATCACCCCGCGCCCGGCGCCCAACGCCCTTTACGGGAGCACGCCGCCGCGCTACATCAAGATCGACCTGGCCAAGGCCGCCGAGGACCGGCCGAAGAACAACGACATCTGGAAGTCCAAGCTGCGGAGCGACTTCAGGTAGTCGGGCGTCGGCCGGTCGGATGGTGACGGGTCTCGGGCGGCGCGGCTCGCGCTGACGCGCATCAGGGCATCGTGTCGCCGCCGCGGGGCGAGAGCCAGGGAGGCGGGGCCGGGGCGCCGGCGCGCCCGGGCGGGACCCGGCCGGACCGCCCCGCGCGTGCCGACGGGACCCATCCGCCGGGCGGCCGGGCCGCGGGAGACGGCGACCGCGGAGCGTTCCGGCCCGCCGCGGGCGGCCGCCGCGGGGTGACGGGCTTCGTCAACCGGCACCTGATCAACATCCTGGCGGCCTTTCTCTTCCTGCTGCTGGCCTTCTTTCTCCTCTACCCCCTGGCGGCGGTCCTCGTCCAGTCCGTGCGGGGGCCGTCCGGATTCACCCTGCAGTACTACCGGGCCTTCTTCGGCAAGGGCTACTACTACCAGTCGCTGTACAACACGCTCCTGCTCGGGGTGATCAACACGGCGGTCTGCCTGGCCGTGGGCTTCTGTCTCGCCTACATGACGACGCGCGGACCCTGGATCCTCCGGAGGCCGATCCGGACCATCTCGCTGATACCGCTGATCGCCCCGCCGTACCTGTTCGCACTGTCGCTCATCATCCTCCTCGGCCGCAACGGCCTGATCACCCGCGCCCTCGACCTCTCGTGGCAGCTCTACGGGTTCGGCGGGGTCGTCATCTCCCAGGCGCTGGCCTTCACGCCGCTGGCCTACATGATGATCGAGAGCACCATGATGTCGCTCGACCCGAACCTCGAGGAGAGCGCGTACGACATGGGGGCCACCGAGGCGACGATCCTCCGGACGATCACGATCCCGCTCCTGACGCCGGGGCTGCTCAAGGCGGCGCTCCTGATCTTCGTGATGACGATCGCGGAGTTCGGCAACGCCGCGATCCTCGGCGGCCGGACCCCCTTCCTGGCGCCCGACACGTACACGGCGATCACCGGGGAGTCCGACTTCAACATGGGGAGCGTCCTGTCGGTGGTGCTGATCGTCCCGTGCCTCGTGGCCTTCGTGGTGCACGGCCGCCTGCTCGAGGGGAGGAAGTTCACGACGATCGGGGGGAAGCCCGTGGCCGCGGAGCCGCGGCGGATGACGCCCCTGATCAAGGGGCTCTTCGTGCTGGTCACCACGGCGGCGACCGGGGCGATCTTCGTCTGCTTCGCGGTCGTCGGCGTCGCGTCCTTCTACAAGATCCTCGGGGTGACCACCCGGCCCACGCTCGCCAACTATCTCGACTTCACATCGAACCAGGCCATCTACAACAGCATCCGCGTGAGCCTCGTGGCGGCCCTCATCGGCGCGTTCGTCGGCGTCCTGCTCGCCTACGTCATCGTGCGCGGGCGGTTCGTCGGTCGCTCCTTCATGGAGATGCTGTCACTGTCCGGGTTCGCCCTGCCGGGGACGGTGCTGGGGATCGGCTACCTCCTGGCCTTCAGCGCGCCCCCGCTGCGGCTCACCGGCGGGATCATGATCATCGCCCTGAACTGCGTCTTCCGGTTCCTCGCCGTCGGCGTGGAGGCGGGGATCAGCAAGCTGCACCAGATCCACATCGAGCTCGAGGAGGCCTCCGCGGACCTCGGCGCCGGCTCGCTGACCACCTTCCGCCGGATCGTCCTGCCGATCATGTTTCCGGCCTTCGTCGCGGGCTTCATCTACACCTTCATGACCGCCGTCGTCTCCCTGAGCGCGGTCGTCTTCCTGGTGAGCCCGGGCTTCGAGCTGGCGGCGGTCCGGATCTTCGACGCCGCCGTCTACGGGGAGATCGGCATCGCCTCGGCGACCACGATGAAGCTGGTCCTGACGGTCGCGGTCTGTATGGCGCTCCTGAGCTACGTCGCCCGGAGGACCCGCCTGGGCGGCGGCCTGGCCCGGACGGCGGCATGAGCGGGACAGGGCGGGCGGGCCATGGCTGACGACGCCGGCGGCGAGCGGCCGATGCTGGTCCTGCGGGACGTCCGCAAGTCGTATGGCCGCCACGAGGTCATCCGGGGCGTCTCCCTCGAGGTGAACAAGGGCGAGCTGGTCACCTTCGTCGGACCCAGCGGGTGCGGCAAGACCACCCTCCTGCGCCTGATCGGCGGCTTCATCGACGTCACCTCCGGAGACATCGTCCTGGACGGCCAGCGGATCAACGGCCTGCCCCCGAACCTCCGGGACACCCGCATCTGCTTCCAGAATTACGCGCTGTTCCCCCACATGACGGTGGCGGAGAACGTCGGCTACGGCCTGCGGATCCGCAAGTGGCCCCGGCG comes from Candidatus Methylomirabilota bacterium and encodes:
- a CDS encoding iron ABC transporter permease, coding for MTGFVNRHLINILAAFLFLLLAFFLLYPLAAVLVQSVRGPSGFTLQYYRAFFGKGYYYQSLYNTLLLGVINTAVCLAVGFCLAYMTTRGPWILRRPIRTISLIPLIAPPYLFALSLIILLGRNGLITRALDLSWQLYGFGGVVISQALAFTPLAYMMIESTMMSLDPNLEESAYDMGATEATILRTITIPLLTPGLLKAALLIFVMTIAEFGNAAILGGRTPFLAPDTYTAITGESDFNMGSVLSVVLIVPCLVAFVVHGRLLEGRKFTTIGGKPVAAEPRRMTPLIKGLFVLVTTAATGAIFVCFAVVGVASFYKILGVTTRPTLANYLDFTSNQAIYNSIRVSLVAALIGAFVGVLLAYVIVRGRFVGRSFMEMLSLSGFALPGTVLGIGYLLAFSAPPLRLTGGIMIIALNCVFRFLAVGVEAGISKLHQIHIELEEASADLGAGSLTTFRRIVLPIMFPAFVAGFIYTFMTAVVSLSAVVFLVSPGFELAAVRIFDAAVYGEIGIASATTMKLVLTVAVCMALLSYVARRTRLGGGLARTAA
- a CDS encoding aspartate aminotransferase family protein, with protein sequence MADRPDLGPGPPGRRGAPPARSPGGGGDGAREMLTAAGAESFEGDVNQTSRRLEWTRRLAPETRRWLAEDERYFLRQALSTPCLNVMARCEGVYVEDLEGRRYMDFHGNGVHQVGFANPAVIGAIKAQLDELSFCTRRYTNRVAIALARKLAETTPGDLGKSLLCPSGAVAIGMALRLARVATGRHKTLSMWDSFHGATLEGSSVGGERMFRRDTGPLLPGAEHVPPPDPYRCLWGCGGRCDLRCARAVEYVLDREGDIGAVVAEPVRSTPSIPHPDYWRTVRAACDRHGALLVFDEIPQCLGRTGRMFVTEHFGVVPDILVLGKGLGGGILPLAAIVTRPELDVMADRALGHYTHEKNPVTAAAALATIEYIEREGLVERARTLGEWALARLRGLAARHRLVGDVRGLGLLLGVELVRDRETQEPAPAEAEAVMYRALELGLSFKVTAGNVLTLAPPLMITAEELERALSVVDRCLAEVERA
- a CDS encoding iron-containing alcohol dehydrogenase produces the protein MSGETITRLVEGRYEDPDGGGVLRVPTRGVVIADSLAGDEAELVGRLGLGQTFGVVSDRTTHEVLGARVERALGAIGSVTSLVLPGRPHADEATAAFVARETASVDAVVAVGSGTITDLVKYAAARAGKPCVAFGTAPSMNGYTSPSAAITVDGHKKSLPAVAPAGVFLDLEVLAAAPVRLIRAGLGDSLCRPTAQADWLLAHLLRGEPYREAPFALLAEDEPELLAGSDALVRGDRAAVARLARTLVLSGFGMAICGGSYPASQGEHLVSHYADMLGAPDWPPSFHGEQVGVATLVMAALQEEILGGPPPRIGPTRADESALVRHFGPVLGPACWRELARKRLDVGAAEALTRRLAEDWGKIRGRLLSVTRTAAELRAALARAGAPVTSEALGWRRAFFREAVLHAREIRSRWTFLDLAADAGRLDAFVAAL
- a CDS encoding extracellular solute-binding protein, whose amino-acid sequence is MARKLIAVVGAAILTVALAGRAPAQEVAAYMGTSPENNVQIVNFIKDKTGITVKQTFQSFGEIEARVKAEAPNFNADMIIGCGSPLAFMARKNGWSIPYVSPAWKGVSDVFIDPQGAWYNIANFSFVLVGNKDRLAKAGFAMPKSWKDLLDPKWKGEIVMPSPFSSGTANMMRYSFLALYGDAEGWKFIEALDKNIHHYTRSGNAPTDLVGRGEFMLGLTSDENVKKRLDDGYPLLWSIPEEGTGYDGTFALILKGTTKLEATKKIIDALGTPEFSTLLAGVGYITPRPAPNALYGSTPPRYIKIDLAKAAEDRPKNNDIWKSKLRSDFR
- a CDS encoding aspartate aminotransferase family protein yields the protein MMPLPEPGAPAVADLPSELAQRSAVVFPGASLGEYNLPEDMAVVLAKGEGATVWDGAGRRFVDFTMGWGSVLLGHAHPAVVDAVRRQAGLGSNFAYVSAPALELAEELRRAVPCVERLRFCASGTEATAYAARLARAHTGRPRLLKFEGAYHGANEIGTVSLFPQRLYAFPRGEPTSAGLPTSAVADVLVAPFNDLATTEAIAAAHRDELAGIMVEPLHRCTPPRPGFLQGLRRLTSEMGALLIFDETVTGFRLAYGGAQAYYGVQPDLCALGKALGGGYPLGAVAGRAEVLDLTREDRLGEEGYVWFASSLGGNPVSAAAGCAALSELRKPGAYARLFALGEALRSGLRTVLREEGVTAHVQGDGPLAAVVFTAGEVVDYRSAFGADRERARTFLLGLFRRGIFLNPMSTKLYLSLAHTEREIEALLEAARATLREDCRG